The sequence GATTTCAACGGCATTTCCTATGTGGCACTTGTCTCCAATGCTTGTGTAGGGTCTTATAAAGCAATTAGGCCCTATTTTGGAGTTTTTCCCGATTTTCACTGGCCCTATGATGTATGATCCGCTTCTAACAACCGTCCCCTCCTCGATTTCCACTGGGGGGAGAATTGTTGCTCCTTCCTCCACAATACCCTTTATACTGTGCTGGAGATGGTTTTTGAGGATGTACTCGTTTAGCTCTAAGAGGTTCCACGGTCTTCCTATATCGTTCCAGTAGCCCTCGTAGACCGCATAGGTTACCTTCTTGCCTTCTTTTATCATAAGATTTATTGTGTCCGTTATCTCGTATTCTCCGCGCTGGCTTTGTGGGGTGTTCTCTATGAACTCAAAAACTTCTGGCTTGAATAAGTAAATTCCTAAGTTTGCATATCCGGAAACAGCTCCGGGCTTTTCTCTAATGCTCTTTACGAGCTCTCCCTCTACTTCCACCATTCCGAAATGACTTAAATCCTCAAACCTCTTCACAAGCAACGCGGCATCAGCACTACTTTTTTTGAAGGACTGTAAAAGAGTTTTTATGCCTTCCCTCTCAAAGTAGATGTCCCCGTTAACTGCCAGAAACTCCTCATTTTCGATGTATTCAATTGCGGAATAGATAGCTTTTGCCGTCCCCTCTCCTTCTACTTGCTCCACATAGGTTATTGGCTTCCCACCGTATTCATCCCCTAAGTACTCCATGAGCTTTTCCTTTTGGTACCTCACAACTACTATGAACTCATCAACAAAGGGATATATATTTTCAAAGACATAGTCTATTATCGCTTTATTTGCAACCTTGAGCATAACCTTTGGCCTATCATCCGTGAGTGGTCTTAGTCTTTCACCCTTTCCAGCCGCGAGCACTATACCTTTCATACCAACACCTCCAAAAGAGATGCTATCAAAGCTATGAAACCAAAGAAAATGCAGAACTTGGAAAAGTCAAGCCGCTTGGCAATTTTCAGCATGACCTCAATCATAAGGAGGCTAACTACAAATGCAGTTATAACTGCAGCTAATGGGATTGTTAGAGGCTCAGAAGTACTTGAAACCTCGGGTAGCTCTAGAAATAGCGCTCCTGTAATAGCGGGAATTGCCATTAAAAAACTAAGCCTCACAGCTTTTTCTTGTTTTATGCCTAAGAGCAATAGACTCCCTACTGTCATCCCCGATCTTGATATTCCCGGGATTACTGCTATTCCCTGTGCCACTCCTGCAACTATTGCATCGAATATTGTAACTTCTTCTTTTTTACTTTTTAACCCTTTTTCCAGCTTTTCTAGTGGGGCTTCTTGAGCTTTCTTTAAAATTATGCCAGTAAGGATTAAGGCTATACCTATTATTCCGTTAATTGCTTCTCCATTGAATGAAGATGCAACAATCTTGAAAGTTTTGTAGATGGGCAGACCTATTATTCCCGTGAATAGGGTGGAATAGAATAGGAACCTTTCCTCTTCTTCCCATCTAAAGAGAATTAATTTGAGCAGAATTCTGCCCAGATCGTATCTAAACTTGAAAAATAATGCCATAAGAGTCCCTAGATGCAAAATCAAGGAATAAGAATAAGCCTGCTCTGGGGGAATCTTGAGAAGGTTTATTAAAAATAGCATTACCTGTCCAGAACTGCTTATTGGTAACCACTCCGTAACCCCTTGCAATAACCCAATAAAAATGGCTTGGTAATACTCCATTGCTGTCACTATGAAAAATAACTAAAGTATGATAAATAAACCTTTCGTAGCTCAAAGGTAAAAAATTAAGAGAAACGCTCAAATTTGAATCTCTGAATTAGTTTTAGAGGTAAACAATATCAGATAACTTCAGCGAAGGCGAATTTTCTCTTCACACTGTTAATCACAATCTCTACTTCGTCCCCAACTTTTGTGTTTGGAACGAATACTACAAACCCTTTGATTCTGGCAATTCCATCTCCGCCTTGTCCAATACTCTCTATCTTTACCTTATACCTTTCTCCGACCTTAACTGGAGCTTCAAATCTTCTTCCACCAAATCTATCTCCATACATTTCCAACAATCTCCTTTCAAATTTTCAGCACCCTAGAAGAGCGCTGAATTTAGTTCTTTTGAAGGTTTATAAAGGTTTGCATTTTGTTCTGACTATGTACAATAGTAATAGTTGGGGTAATTAAGAGTTGCTTGGTGCATATTATTGTACTATATAGTCTGTAAATTGGCAGGAAAAAACGCTTTTCTACATAACCTTTGGTTAAAAACAAGGTTTTTTGTACCTTTATTGTTAATTTAGACTTTTACAAAAGCCTTTTAAAAGAAATTGTTGAAATCCATATCGACAAAAGTAAAAACTGGTGAGAATTAGAGCCTAAATTGAAATTCGAGGTGGGAAAAATGAGTTTCATTGTTGCATTTATATGGTCGTTCGTGCTCTGGCTTGTACTTACAGTAGGTACTAAGGGAATGCTCTGGAGCGCAGAAGAGGTGATAGCAGGGATTATATTCGCTATGATAATTGGGTTTTCAACAAGAAACATTATAGGAGAAAAGACACGGAGATTTCTAAATCCAGTAAAATGGCTTGGGTTCATAGTTTATGCCATTGGCCCCCTCTTCTGGGGAATGGCAAAAGCAAATTTAGACGTTGCTTATAGAGTAATTACCGGAAAAATAAAACCTGGAATCGTTAGAATACCCGTTGATCTTGAAAATGAGGCTCAATATACTATACTGAGCAATTCAATTACCCTCACTCCCGGAACTCTGACTGTAGATGCCTGCCCAGAAGAAAACGCCCTCTACGTTCATTGGATTTATGTAAAAGAAGAAGAG comes from Thermococcus litoralis DSM 5473 and encodes:
- a CDS encoding TRAM domain-containing protein, with product MYGDRFGGRRFEAPVKVGERYKVKIESIGQGGDGIARIKGFVVFVPNTKVGDEVEIVINSVKRKFAFAEVI
- the glmU gene encoding bifunctional sugar-1-phosphate nucleotidylyltransferase/acetyltransferase; the protein is MKGIVLAAGKGERLRPLTDDRPKVMLKVANKAIIDYVFENIYPFVDEFIVVVRYQKEKLMEYLGDEYGGKPITYVEQVEGEGTAKAIYSAIEYIENEEFLAVNGDIYFEREGIKTLLQSFKKSSADAALLVKRFEDLSHFGMVEVEGELVKSIREKPGAVSGYANLGIYLFKPEVFEFIENTPQSQRGEYEITDTINLMIKEGKKVTYAVYEGYWNDIGRPWNLLELNEYILKNHLQHSIKGIVEEGATILPPVEIEEGTVVRSGSYIIGPVKIGKNSKIGPNCFIRPYTSIGDKCHIGNAVEIKNSIIMDHSNAPHLNYVGDSIVGENTNLGAGTITANLRHDNKTIKVEIKGKFEDSGRRKLGAIIGHNVKTGINVTIYPGRKIGSNSFIGPGVIVDKNIPPNVLVVAKQEREIIKR
- a CDS encoding undecaprenyl-diphosphate phosphatase, which codes for MEYYQAIFIGLLQGVTEWLPISSSGQVMLFLINLLKIPPEQAYSYSLILHLGTLMALFFKFRYDLGRILLKLILFRWEEEERFLFYSTLFTGIIGLPIYKTFKIVASSFNGEAINGIIGIALILTGIILKKAQEAPLEKLEKGLKSKKEEVTIFDAIVAGVAQGIAVIPGISRSGMTVGSLLLLGIKQEKAVRLSFLMAIPAITGALFLELPEVSSTSEPLTIPLAAVITAFVVSLLMIEVMLKIAKRLDFSKFCIFFGFIALIASLLEVLV
- a CDS encoding monovalent cation/H+ antiporter subunit E, with translation MSFIVAFIWSFVLWLVLTVGTKGMLWSAEEVIAGIIFAMIIGFSTRNIIGEKTRRFLNPVKWLGFIVYAIGPLFWGMAKANLDVAYRVITGKIKPGIVRIPVDLENEAQYTILSNSITLTPGTLTVDACPEENALYVHWIYVKEEEPESSEPVAGSFEKWARRLGR